One region of Eupeodes corollae chromosome 1, idEupCoro1.1, whole genome shotgun sequence genomic DNA includes:
- the LOC129938835 gene encoding ATP-dependent DNA helicase DDX11 → MYSPEKNLKTPQNYAFPYEPYPIQQDLMESLYEILENKQIGIFESPTGTGKSLTLTCGALRWLLDHEALIKDELQQRIDELSCEIKKLELDGSKATDWIESQFATGKKKEQMLNMRKMFDTIRDFEKKIEDLKAKKLEEKKKSVKHPSPFEDVMFEVEKPPDDDLELDEFDAKEQKDDEEDTESLHRDTKIFFCSRTHSQLSQVVSEIRKTDYGKQVRCVSLASRQNLCINPEVKKLASGALINERCLDMQKSQSKKTSADADGHCTKKSRLKLSSHSKCPFKSQTNIEQLRDSSLVDILDIEDLVEAGKSLKSCPYYASRSSARDAQIIMLPYQLLLHKRTRLQTGISLKNSIIIIDEAHNLLDTISSIYSSEVSLFQLSAALAQMTAYKMKYCSRFSTQNLLKINQMIFITKRLTKMFSESAPASRMLRTHQLMAEGEFFNINLFHILDFCEQTRFAQKLQGFAKRMNSEPAPSENQEPPRTATVELLKKLKEEKLSKSKTKTTKKESVVVEEVKVEVKNESATAPPLVIRPLLAFWESLTECSDDGGVLITQLSDPKQATMKFILLNPGGHFEEIIREARSIIIAGGTMRPTDELTDQLFKSCPERVQLKFYDHVVSEEAVAPFVVQKGPTGKRFLFNFAERKKPELLSELGMTLRNVCNVIPAGIVCFFPSYDYMDLVYDHLKKEHFIEAISQKKYIFRELRAASVEKLLTDYALAIKNPDRNGALLFSVVGGKLSEGLNFADDLGRCVIVVGMPYPNKNSPELQEKIKYLDVTLKNGAGAQYYENLCMKSVNQCIGRSVRHINDYASVLLIDERYANEKVRKKLPQWISRNLNIPTSFGMVQGATAKFFRQKRNTT, encoded by the exons ATGTACTCCCCCGAAAAGAATCTCAAAACTCCTCAAAACTATGCATTCCCCTATGAACCTTATCCAATCCAACAGGACCTCATGGAATCCCTGTACGAGATTCTGGAGAATAAACAAATTGGCATATTCGAGAGCCCCACCGGCACTGGCAAGTCACTAACCCTGACTTGTGGAGCTCTTCGTTGGTTGTTGGATCATGAGGCCCTGATCAAGGACGAATTGCAGCAGCGTATTGATGAATTGTCCTGCGAGATCAAGAAACTCGAACTGGACGGCAGCAAAGCAACAGATTGGATAGAATCTCAGTTCGCAACCgggaaaaagaaagaacaaatgtTAAATATGCGAAAAATGTTCGACACCATTCGAGACTTcgaaaagaaaatagaagactTAAAAGCGAAGAAACTAGAAGAGAAGAAGAAAAGTGTTAAGCATCCAAGTCCATTTGAGGATGTCATGTTTGAAGTTGAAAAGCCTCCAGACGATGACCTAGAACTCGACGAATTCGATGCTAAGGAGCAGAAAGACGACGAGGAAGACACCGAAAGCCTTCATCGTGACACTAAGATCTTCTTCTGTAGTCGAACTCACTCGCAATTGTCTCAGGTTGTGTCCGAGATTAGAAAAACTGATTATGGAAAACAAGTTCGTTGCGTTTCGCTGGCCTCTCGGCAAAACCTCTGCATTAATCCGGAGGTAAAAAAACTCGCCTCTGGCGCTTTGATCAATGAACGTTGTCTGGACATGCAAAAGTCCCAGTCGAAGAAAACATCGGCCGATGCTGATGGCCACTGCACCAAGAAATCCCGTCTTAAGCTTTCGTCTCACTCTAAGTGTCCTTTCAAGTCCCAAACCAACATCGAACAGCTCAGAGATTCCTCTCTGGTAGACATATTGGACATCGAAGACCTCGTCGAGGCAGGAAAATCACTCAAATCGTGTCCCTACTACGCCTCTAGGTCATCAGCTAGAGACGCCCAGATTATAATGCTCCCTTATCAGCTGCTGCTGCACAAACGCACGCGTCTTCAAACTGGAATCTCACTCAAAaacagcatcatcatcatcgatgaAGCCCACAATTTGTTGGACACAATCTCGAGCATCTACAGTTCCGAGGTGAGTTTGTTCCAGCTCTCCGCGGCTCTGGCACAGATGACCGCATACAAAATGAAGTATTGTTCCCGATTCAGCACCCAGAATCTtctcaaaatcaatcaaatgaTATTCATCACCAAACGCCTGACTAAAATGTTCTCTGAAAGTGCGCCCGCTTCCAGAATGCTCAGGACACACCAACTCATGGCCGAAGGCGAATTCTTCAACATCAATCTGTTCCATATTTTGGACTTTTGCGAACAAACACGATTCGCCCAAAAGTTGCAGGGATTTGCCAAACGAATGAACTCCGAACCAGCGCCTAGTGAAAATCAAGAGCCACCACGAACTGCAACTGTTGAACTTTTGAAGAAGCTTAAAGAggaaaaactatcaaaatcGAAAACGAAAACGACCAAGAAAGAATCTGTTGTGGTTGAGGAGGTTAAGGTCGAAGTTAAGAATGAATCTGCGACTGCGCCACCGTTAGTGATACGTCCCTTGTTGGCTTTCTGGGAATCGCTGACTGAGTGCTCGGACGATGGCGGGGTTCTCATTACACAGCTTTCGGATCCAAAACAAGCAACTATGAAATTTATTCTCCTTAATCCTGGTGGACACTTCGAGGAGATCATAAGAGAAGCAAGATCG attATTATAGCTGGTGGAACAATGCGGCCAACGGATGAATTAACTGATCAGCTCTTCAAATCCTGTCCCGAGCGGGTTCAACTCAAGTTCTATGACCATGTAGTATCCGAGGAAGCAGTTGCTCCCTTTGTTGTACAAAAGGGACCAACAGGAAAAagatttctatttaattttgctGAAAGGAAAAAACCTGAATTG ctttcagAGTTGGGAATGACTTTGAGAAACGTTTGCAATGTAATTCCAGCGGGTATAGTTTGTTTCTTTCCCTCCTACGATTATATGGATTTGGTCTATGATCACTTGAAGAAGGAACATTTCATAGAAGCAATCTctcaaaagaaatacatttttcgcGAACTTCGCGCAGCTTCGGTTGAAAAGCTCTTAACCGACTATGCTTTGGCAATCAAAAATCCAGATCGCAATGGGGCTCTTCTGTTTAGTGTCGTTGGGGGAAAGCTGAGTGAAGGATTAAATTTCGCTGATGATTTGGGGCGATGTGTAATTGTGGTTGGAATGCCATATCCGAATAAAAATTCACCAGAACTTCAAGAGAAAATAAAGTATCTGGATGTGACGCTGAAAAACGGAGCTGGTGCTCAGTATTACGAGAATCTCTGTATGAAAAGTGTCAATCAGTGCATAG gtcgtTCGGTTCGTCACATCAACGATTATGCTTCAGTTTTGCTGATTGATGAACGATATGCTAACGAAAAGGTCCGAAAAAAGTTGCCACAGTGGATATCGAGGAATTTAAACATTCCAACATCTTTTGGAATGGTGCAAGGAGCAACTGCTAAGTTTTTTCGTCAAAAGCGAAACACTACGTAA